ATTCAGCTCGTAatttgaggtgaagttgaaGAAGTGGTGTTAATTCTAGTTTTCAATTTTTCCATTGACTTTGTGCAAACACCAGGACATTGGCCGTGAAACAGACCTTCACCATGATGTTTCCACCACAATGCTTGAAGATGGCACAGTCTTCTTAGGCTTAAAAAGCTTTTGACTCctccaagtcaagtcaagtttatttatatagcgcttttcagcaacaaagcactcaaagcgctgtacatgaggaaaaacattacaatgatacagacacagaaaaacaaatcaaatgacactaataatccttgggagtaataataattaataatccttccgagtttactggtagaaattggttccaagccactcttaataataacttatgctaaaagaagatgataatattgatagtctcatcattccactgaattctaactagggaagctgagtcactggtacaaaacagctttaatccacatttttcaggtgctaataatatattgcttttactggtactgaagttgaactaagtaataacagtccattgtagtctaattaagaaagctgggtcattgttGTAAGACTAGCTATAGTCCAAATTTTCTATTACTaatattgtttggtttttgctggtaatccttctaataaaactacaaatctatgaaaaagtattgaaatcacgcaattaggtgcagggctaagcaacacacaagaagaaaagattttgcaagagtgcggtggaatcctgggggtgcgaatatataactgtgagtgtgtgtgcaagaaTTAGATTGTCAACACAGATAGATCCAAACATGCAAACGTGCAATCTTGTCTCACCtgactatatatttttttctccagaAAACGTCAGGCTTTTTAATGTGGGCAGCTGCAGATGACAGTGTTTCTTGAAGATGTCAATTTTGGAGCAGGTGCTTCCTTCCAGGTTGGCACCCTCTCAGTCTACATAAATACAGGACAGTGATTCTGGCATTATAGAATCTTTCAGTTAATGATAGACTTGAACCTTGGTGTATCTTGTTTTTTAGTATCACTAATATAGTATGATATAAAGATACTTGGATGAGATGGGTGAACATTGACACAGTTGTTTATACCAACTGAACAAAAATTCTAAACACACCTCAGGAGTGGTTTTGGAATGACCCAGATATCCTGTCTTTAACTGTATCTGTTTCCTGGACAAAACCACGAAAGGGACAATTTCTGTCATAAACTAAAGTATTCTGTTCATTTTCCATCCCATAGATAGTACTGCCAGTCAGCACTTGTCTGTTTAACTGTGTTTCTATAGTAGCTCAACCCACTAACAAAACCATTGCTACAATTAACTCTACTtttacatagaaagtactcctgggttTTTgggtggtttttatttttattttctttctgctaCATCCTCTCAATTCCTAGCgagcagatggctgctcacacaaagcctggttctgctgggagatttttcctgttaaaaggaaatTGTTCCTTTCCCCCAGTCACATGATGCTGCAAGGTCAATAAGACGATGCAATCATCTGGGAACCCTTCGATAGATAGGGTTAGGTTCACCAACTGGCATAATATGATTAACTGCCTTTGATTGTGTGTTGTTTTAAGTAGACTTGAATTGCACTGTATGTACTTGAATCTGAAATTGACTAAATAGTGAGACTGGATTGTTAAGAAATTAACTGAACTAAATTTGGAGCTAATTTAATTCTACGTATCTACACATGAATTGGGCCTGTTTAAATGCCCTGAGTTGACATTTGGACATTTGACAATTTGGAGCAACATAAATATGATGAACTGAACTAAACTGATAAAGAAAGAGTCAACATTGGAGCTCTGGTGTTGCTCTGACCTTAACccttttaaaagtgttttgagATCTGCTTAAAATTCTAATCTGTTGTGGGAAACCAGTCAATTTAAATAAGCTTTACCATTTCTGACCCTAACAGTGGTCAAATTTTCAGCCAGAACAATACCCATaccttgttgatggctacaaataGTGTGTTCTTTATCTATAAATTGTCTATAAAATAGACTATAAAATTTTTATATCTATAAAATATTAGTTGAGATATATGTGCATATTTGAGTctatgtgaagaaaaaaaagtatttgcatgCGTTAAGGCCCAAAATTAAAATGGCATTCATGCCCATGatgtgtatgtaaacctctggcCACAAATGTAGGTCATCTTATGAGCTGTACCGAGCAAactttttacagtgttttttgTAATATTATTACTGATATAAAGCAAAACAATTACTTGTTCCAACAGGATGCTGCTTCCCAGTGTAACCTTAGCTGTCTGTCTTCTCCTGACCTCGTCAAGTGCTCAGAGAACTGCCCAGCCCTGCATTTTTTCAGAGCTCCAACCATCTGGGCTGAGTGTCAACTGCAGCTCTTTAAACCTCATGGATTTGCCTCATCTGCCTTCAGAAACCACAGAACTGTATGTGCAGAACAACCAGCTCACCTCAGTGCCTCCAGGTCAGTTTGACCGATTGGTTAACCTAAAAAAGGTGTCCCTCTCCCCAAATCCGTTCCGCTGTGACTGTAGCATCCAGTACCTGAGGGACTGGATGCTGAAGAACAGGGCTATTATCTCAGAGGAGCCTTTGTGTTTCAGTCCAGGCTCTGTAGGTCAGAAAGCCATAATTGGCCTGAGTGATGGCTACTTCTCCTACTGCACCGTTCTCTTCATACATCACATGTCCACCTCAGGCTGTATTTATGTTTCCCACAACACCACTGCAGCAGTGATGCTGTGCTGcattatttttctgcttttgtggAGTTTGAAACTCGCCAGAAGATCTACTTTCACGCTGTACGTGGAAGAGAGACATTCAGGATTCGAGGCGGACTCTCTGCGCTCACTGAAGCCCAAACACAGGAGGAGACTGCACACAGGACTGTCAGTGGTCAGTACCGACTCCGATTCTCTCACTTTGTTAGATGACTTGGAAAGGCCACTCGACAACATGGAGTTACTCCCACAAGTGCTAGAAACGTTACAGAAGAAGCACAACATAAAGATAAAGGtcccttaatgtattttaatttgtactccagcaaaacaacaaacaagtaAGAAGAAGGAAGTGAGGCTGAGTGGTTAGAAAAAATGCTAAATGGATTTTTATACATGTTTTTCATTATAGACTGCACCAATCATTTTACAAGAAAGTAAACATAtgtgagttttgtttatttgtttttataatttacaGTCCAAcctaattttgtttaaataaatttgatacatttaaaataccattaaaagttttttttgttttttttcatttttatgacaAACACTGAAACACCATGGAAATCAGAGGTTTTGATGTGTTTAACTGTCTTTGCATCCAAACTGTAGGACAGGTATTTTAGTTACAGCCATTTATCATATGGTATTTGAGTGGAAGAACATTTAGTtggaaaattatataaaaagtaaatattttgtgaaacGTTTTCAGCAGGTATCATGATAGAAGCCCAGATGAATGAGCAAGAGaagattttcttcttctgtttcatTCTTGGGTAATTTTACTGAAAATTCTGTCTTTAGTAAACATTTTGCAGCTTGATCAGCCTGATATTAAGTTACcaattctttgtttcttttgtagCAAATAgttgcaggtcttttggggtatgcctCTAACAGCTAAGCGCAGCTAGAGACTGATACGTCTAACCCacactttgcaaaataactcgaGTTATTGCactttgtttaattttggtctcatcctaccagaccaccttctttcacatacttgctgtgtcccttacatTGATCAAGGAAACTTCTtagtttcctttgaacaatggctttcttcttgccactcatcCATAAAATGCCTGATTGGTTTGTGGTGTCCACAATTATTAACTGTCCCGTTtagtctcccacctgagctgtggatctatgcagctcctccatttACCTTTGGCCTCTTCACTACCATCTCTGACTAATGCTCTTTGTCTGATCTGTCAATTCAACTGGGAAGCCATATCTTAGTAGGTTTGCCATTTCCATCTTCAGATTAACTGAACAGTGTTCCAAGCAATTCAAAGCTTGGGGTAATGTCTGGTctgttccttgttcttcatgacGGTGTtggttcactgatgttctctaacaaacctctgagacattcacagaacagctgtatttatactgaggttaaattacaTACAAATGGAGACACTTTACTATTTAGGTGACTTCTATAGGCCACTGGTTgcagtatattttatttaggggtatcggaGTAAAGAggggtgaatataaatgtttgttacaggtctcagatttttctttgcaaaaaaaattgaaaaccctgcatgctttttttccttccacattacaataatgcactactttgtgttggtctgtcatatgAAACCCCCAAAAATTGTGCTGAAGTTGGTGGCTTTAATGTGTCAAAAACATGAAAGTGTTTAAgtgtaataataattttataagGCACTGTGTGCAGGGGAAGGCCAAGGTATGATTACAGGCCAAGATATGGCCTGTTATCATCTACCTTGTACACACTGCTTGTTTTCAAGGGCTTTAGCTACAATGACTGGTAAACATTCATGTAAGTCAACAGAGGATGAAGTAAGGATATCCTAATCAAGTTCTGCTGATCTGCGCTCAAGTCGTAGTACAGACTATTTATCAAAGAAATTGTGCCATTGTTGCTTGCTGTTTATAATAGTTGGGCTAAAGCTGGCTAAACCAAAGTCAACCATATAATTTAGTTGTTGTTTCATGCTGCTGCTTATAAGACACTGCTTGCAAAATCTCTCTTAGTGGTTCATTTTGTTACATCACATAGCATGAGGTGAAACTAAAGGCTTCAGAAATGGAATATCCTTCCTGCTGACACCAGCATGTGGTTGTAGAGTTTTGGCTTGGCTGGAAAGATTACTTTATGAAACAACAGAGGAACCTCAATTTATCCAAAACTCAGCACTAAAGATGTATAGGTCTTTTAATATTGTCAAGTCCAAAAGGGCGTTCTTGTTTGAACATTTACAATTATTCCCATCAGAGCGCTgtaattcttttttgttttgtgcactagtggctttttttttggttatttttccaaagtaggCCAACAGGAAGTGGGATAGAgggaaggggaagacatgcagcaaaggtctccagggtcgggactcaaacccaggacggTTGCGCCAACGACTGaggcctccgtatatgggtcgGGCGCTCTAACTCTACGCCACACGCTGGGCCCCAGAGAGCTGTAGTTCTTAAACCGGATGATGTGGGACTATGGAAAGAAGCTAAAGTACCTAGAGAGATGCCTTGCGTGCATGGAGAGAACCTGCAAACTCTttgcagaaagaccctaggCCAGGATTCTATTCTGGGTTAAGGACCACAGTGCTAACCATTACCCCACTATCCACCCTATGTTATCCAATATAATACATAATCAAAAGAATAAGTTTATTTGCTCTTTTTAAGAATTCGCTCACAATGTGTgggaagaggaaaaaaagtcaCATTAAGTCCattgtgtaatttaatattttttttttcaatgtaagGTACTTACAACAAAAATGAGTTGGAAAAGGCTTTACGTGTGAGTGAATCGATGTGTTTTTAGCTTTTGTATCTGAAATGAAAATCTGAGAGCTTGAAACAGatgttcaacattaaaactaacACTGGCAGGTAAACAGTAACTGTGGAAATATTGGTTATGGCTTTCACCGCAAGACGTAATGAGGATAGACCATACAATGATATTTAAAGAAAGATATTGGACAATATTGCACATCAAACAGTTGGTATTACAGTAAAACTATTTCTCTGGTGTTCATGCATAGATCTTTATGGGTGAACTGAGTAAATAAAGGTCTAAAAAGGGAATAATGAAAAGCACATCTTTCTGGAATATGCTCTCCTAAAACACAGGCAAACTCTTGTCCTAAATGTAAGGAAACTTTAAGAACTTTGTACTCTAGCACATCCGATCATCTAAAAAATAACCAGGGTCAAATAAGGCATCTATAACACATTTCCTTACGAGTAACACGTTGTTAAAGACGGTAACAAAACCAAATGATGGCCACAGTTAAACGATTCATGTTCTCTTAAATTTGTCTTCATGTTGAATGTTAGAAGATGACCTATATTATGTTAATGCCCTGTCTGTCAGTGAGTTACTCAAAGTCCACAGTGATGCACTCCCAACAGTTTCTTGCATTAAGTGGTAAGTTCCCAGTTTAATGCCGTACCACGCGTGTGCTTGAATGGTGCAGAACATTTCGGGACTCGAATCTCTACTGAAGCACAAACTTTTCCTGCTGAAAGATGAGGTCCACAGCTTCCGCTATGTCCTGCACGATGTGGCCCGGCTCCACCAGCGCAGGGTCAAACCTGAAGTCCCGGTGACCATGGAACACCGTCTCTTTGATG
This DNA window, taken from Girardinichthys multiradiatus isolate DD_20200921_A chromosome 1, DD_fGirMul_XY1, whole genome shotgun sequence, encodes the following:
- the gp9 gene encoding glycoprotein IX (platelet) isoform X1, whose product is MSILEQVLPSRMLLPSVTLAVCLLLTSSSAQRTAQPCIFSELQPSGLSVNCSSLNLMDLPHLPSETTELYVQNNQLTSVPPGQFDRLVNLKKVSLSPNPFRCDCSIQYLRDWMLKNRAIISEEPLCFSPGSVGQKAIIGLSDGYFSYCTVLFIHHMSTSGCIYVSHNTTAAVMLCCIIFLLLWSLKLARRSTFTLYVEERHSGFEADSLRSLKPKHRRRLHTGLSVVSTDSDSLTLLDDLERPLDNMELLPQVLETLQKKHNIKIKVP
- the gp9 gene encoding glycoprotein IX (platelet) isoform X2; its protein translation is MLLPSVTLAVCLLLTSSSAQRTAQPCIFSELQPSGLSVNCSSLNLMDLPHLPSETTELYVQNNQLTSVPPGQFDRLVNLKKVSLSPNPFRCDCSIQYLRDWMLKNRAIISEEPLCFSPGSVGQKAIIGLSDGYFSYCTVLFIHHMSTSGCIYVSHNTTAAVMLCCIIFLLLWSLKLARRSTFTLYVEERHSGFEADSLRSLKPKHRRRLHTGLSVVSTDSDSLTLLDDLERPLDNMELLPQVLETLQKKHNIKIKVP